The Candidatus Zixiibacteriota bacterium DNA segment ATACTAGTTCCCTGCCTGAGATTTGTGGTGATGCAGCTTTGTTTTGCGACCCTTATAAGATTGAGGATATTGCCGATAATATTAATAGATTGTTAAATGATGATATCTTGAGAAACCGGCTGGTCAGTTCCGGTCTTGAACATATTAAAAAATTCGGTTGGCAGAAAACAGCCAGTATATTTGCCGATATGATAGATGAGGCAGCAAACGTATGAAAACAGCGCTTGTGCATGATTGGATGATGACTCTTGGCGGAGCGGAGAAAGTGTTTGCCGAAATCTATAAGCTGTTTCCGTCGCCGATTCATTCTCTTGCGGTAAACAGGCAAAACTTGCGGGGTTCGGTATTTGAATACATCGATATAACTACATCATTTCTTCAGCGATTTCCATTTATCGAAAAGAAATATCCGAACTACCTGCTGTTTTTCCCTATGGCTATCGAAAAATTTGACCTATCCGAATACGATGTTGTTATTTCATCATCGCATGCAGTGGCTAAAGGCGTACTGACCGGAACTAATCAACTTCATATAAGCTATTTTAACGGATTAATGAATTACGCCTGGGATTTGTATCACTACTATTTAAAGGATGCAAAACTGGATAAGGGAACTAAAGGATGGTTGGCAAAAATTATTCTTCATTATATCCGGCAATGGGATATTTCAACTACCAATCGGGTTGATTATTATATCGCCAATTCGGAATATATGGCTAAATCAATAAAGAAAATTTATGGCCGTGAATCGACCGTTATTTATCCGCCGGTTGCTACTAATGAATTCAAGCTTGAAACTGTAAAGGATGATTACTACCTTGCAGTAGGCCGCCTTGTTCCTATAAAAAATATGGACTTAATCGTTCGCGCTTTCACAATGATGCCGAAAAGAAGGCTTATTATCTTAGGTGAAGGGTCGGAAATGGCTAAGTTGAAGGTGTTTGCCGGGAAAAATATTGAGCTTTTAGGCAATCAGAATAGCCGGGTTGTTGCTGAATATATGGCTAAAGCCAAAGCATTAATTACCGCTTCAATCGAGCCGTTCGGCATATCGACAGTTGAGGCTCAGGCTTGCGGTACGCCGGTTATAGCTTATGGCAAAGGCGGCTCATTAGAAATTGTTAAAAAGGGCAAAACCGGCTTATTCTTTGATGAGAATAACCCTAATTGCATAATCAAAGCCGTTAAAGAATTTGAGAAGATGGAACATTCAATCGATCCACACAACTGTTCACTTAACGCTCAGCAATTTTCGGTTGATAAATTTCGAACTAATTTTAAACAATTTGTTGATGAGAAAATCGAATCGCACTTTTATAAACAAACGAAACCCGAAATTCGGAGTCTTGCCTTAAAAAGAATGAATAACACTGAAACAGCATCTGAAAAGTTGAAGGATATATCTGCTTTATGAATAAAATAAAAATATACAAAAAGTTAATTAACGAATGGGTTGACAGTGAAAAAATTATTACTTGCGGCGACGAGATGTCTAAGCGGTATAAAAAAGTAATGATGAAGCGCTGGCAGTACTTATATGACCTTTGCACTTTCCTTAAACCCGACAAATCCATTGATGTGCTTGATGTGGGAAGAAGTCATTTCTCGCAAATGCTGGCGGAATATTATAATAATACAACCACACTTGGTTTCGACTTGGCGGATGACGGCGGACACCGGG contains these protein-coding regions:
- a CDS encoding glycosyltransferase is translated as MKTALVHDWMMTLGGAEKVFAEIYKLFPSPIHSLAVNRQNLRGSVFEYIDITTSFLQRFPFIEKKYPNYLLFFPMAIEKFDLSEYDVVISSSHAVAKGVLTGTNQLHISYFNGLMNYAWDLYHYYLKDAKLDKGTKGWLAKIILHYIRQWDISTTNRVDYYIANSEYMAKSIKKIYGRESTVIYPPVATNEFKLETVKDDYYLAVGRLVPIKNMDLIVRAFTMMPKRRLIILGEGSEMAKLKVFAGKNIELLGNQNSRVVAEYMAKAKALITASIEPFGISTVEAQACGTPVIAYGKGGSLEIVKKGKTGLFFDENNPNCIIKAVKEFEKMEHSIDPHNCSLNAQQFSVDKFRTNFKQFVDEKIESHFYKQTKPEIRSLALKRMNNTETASEKLKDISAL